The following coding sequences are from one Melanotaenia boesemani isolate fMelBoe1 chromosome 19, fMelBoe1.pri, whole genome shotgun sequence window:
- the nedd4l gene encoding E3 ubiquitin-protein ligase NEDD4-like isoform X1 gives MAQRLRLYFESGRSNTAPETLEGDFEEQKEDGEVVGALRIHPPTLLRPSQESAVQHLPSGGYGLRSESLLKRSSSMFIPQLAAYTEPRPTKSSSMQISLQRSNGSGNGDFGGHADDVPPPCYSPPGPAPAYTEPQIPADFPQQPPPPYYNPDSLNSQTLLMGPNLPKRRVFSIGSNGHTAFSRDKAGVSVGAICIRRNSTDGSDVQHVRILPSGGAGWSVQQQSLDQGVGVNGATQRLVFQLQQNQNQDRSQNRHQTAASQEECINLGRGSSRSFCMVRYPRIRLQRNSSHQMLLQENKRQKNGADFQTKEENQTEAKEAEAKNESDDCTFKIGGETPRRQPHFKIYFTPGGGGDQDVSLGYESTTNFPKTRDDFLGQVDVPLSHLPTEDPAMERPYTFKDFLLRPRSHKSRVKGYLRLKMAYLPKQGGNEEEAGEMREEAEGWDESADSVSQRPQQLLPPLPAGWEEKVDNLGRTYYVNHNNRSTQWKRPSNMDVISEIESDNQQRQIHQEAHRVFRARRHISEDLENEHLEPRDMDNSWELITEEDPNESLAQSLPGPSSVLTPQHPPTPVTQEFSEDLNLRLSITPDTNGEVPGPSTALSQLSNRLRSSSMTDGVSDQAQAPPLMQSSQTRRTRAQTVSGGEESMSPSAAAYTLTTPGLPPGWEERKDAKGRTYYVNHNNRTTTWTRPIVQLTEDGPSTSAAASGGASAPASTPSSSSNASNNHLHEPQVRRPRSLSSPTVTLSTPLEGANNIQVRRAVKDTLSNPQSPQLSPYSSPKSQHKTQQSFLPPGWEMRIAPNGRPFFIDHNSRTTTWEDPRLKYPVHMRSKNSMEPGDLGPLPNLPEEPGWEERVHTDGRTFYIDHNTKTTQWEDPRLQSPAITGPAVPYSREFKQKYDYFRKKLKKPADIPNRFEMKLHRNNIFEESYRRIMSLKRPDVLKARLWIEFESEKGLDYGGVAREWFFLLSKEMFNPYYGLFEYSATDNYTLQINPNSGLCNEDHLSYFKFIGRVAGMAVFHGKLLDGFFIRPFYKMMLGKQISLKDMESVDSEYYNSLKWILENDPTELDLRFCIDEDNFGQTYQVDLKPSGSDMVVTNENKKEYIDLVIQWRFVNRVQKQMNAFLEGFTELILIDLIKIFDENELELLMCGLGDVDVNDWRQHTVYKNGYCPNHPVIQWFWKVVLLMDAEKRIRLLQFVTGTSRVPMNGFAELYGSNGPQLFTIEQWGTPDKLPRAHTCFNRLDLPAYESFEDLREKLLMAVENAQGFEGVD, from the exons ATGGCCCAACGTCTGCGTTTGTACTTTGAGTCTGGCCGAAGTAACACAGCTCCAGAGACACTGGAAGGAGACTTTGAGGAGCAGAAGGAAGATGGAGAGGTGGTCGGAGCACTCAGGATTCACCCACCTACATTGTTGAGGCCTTCTCAAGAATCAGCTGTGCAACATCTCCCATCAGGTGGATATGGTTTACGCTCAGAGTCTTTGCTAAAACGCAGCTCCTCCATGTTCATACCCCAGCTTGCTGCCTATACTGAACCGCGTCCCACGAAGAGCTCATCCATGCAGATCTCCCTCCAGCGCTCAAATGGATCAGGTAATGGAGATTTTGGTGGCCATGCTGATGATGTCCCACCACCTTGTTATTCTCCTCCAGGACCTGCGCCTGCATATACTGAACCACAAATTCCTGCGGACTTTCCACAACAGCCACCGCCTCCATATTACAACCCAGATTCTTTAAACTCTCAAACTCTCCTGATGGGGCCAAATCTCCCCAAACGCAGAGTCTTTAGCATTGGTTCCAATGGCCATACTGCATTCAGCAGAGACAAAGCTGGGGTCAGTGTTGGTGCCATTTGTATCCGGAGGAATTCTACTGATGGCtctgatgtccaacatgtcAGGATTCTTCCCTCTGGTGGTGCTGGCTGGTCTGTCCAGCAGCAGAGCCTGGATCAGGGTGTTGGTGTTAATGGTGCAACACAGAGGCTAGTCTTTCAGCTCcaacaaaaccagaaccaggatcgGAGCCAGAACAGACATCAGACTGCCGCATCCCAGGAAGAATGCATAAACCTTGGCCGTGGCAGCTCAAGAAGTTTCTGTATGGTGCGTTATCCCAGAATTCGACTGCAGAGAAATTCTTCTCATCAGATGCTGTTGCAGGAGAATAAACGTCAGAAAAATGGTGCCGACTTCCAGactaaagaagaaaatcaaacagaagCAAAAGAGGCAGAAGCAAAAAACGAATCTGATGACTGTACTTTTAAAATCGGTGGGGAAACTCCCAGAAGGCAGCCACATTTCAAGATATACTTCACCCCGGGTGGAGGTGGAGATCAGGATGTGAGTCTTGGCTATGAATCAACGACAAATTTTCCCAAG ACTAGAGATGATTTCCTGGGACAAGTCGATGTCCCTCTCAGCCATCTGCCG ACAGAGGACCCTGCTATGGAGCGTCCATACACATTTAAAGACTTCCTGTTGCGGCCAAGAAG TCACAAATCCAGGGTGAAGGGTTACTTGCGCCTCAAGATGGCTTATTTGCCCAAACAAGGAGGAAACGAGGAGGAGGCTGGAGAGATGAGGGAGGAAGCTGAG GGTTGGGATGAGTCTGCAGATTCAGTCTCCCAGCGTCCCCAGCAGCTGCTGCCCCCTTTGCCCGCAGGCTGGGAAGAAAAAGTGGACAACCTGGGGCGCACCTACTATGTCAACCACAACAACCGCTCTACACAGTGGAAACGGCCCTCCAACAT GGACGTGATCTCAGAGATCGAGAGTGACAATCAGCAGCGGCAAATCCATCAGGAAGCCCACCGTGTCTTTCGTGCACGGCGTCACATCAGTGAAGACTTGGAGAATGAGCACCTGGAACCCAGGGACATGGACAAT TCTTGGGAGCTGATCACAGAAGAAGATCCCAACGAGAGCTTGGCCCAGTCTCTGCCTGGTCCCTCCTCCGTTTTGACACCACAACACCCGCCAACCCCTGTCACTCAGGAGTTCTCTGAAGATTTAAATCTGAGGCTATCAATCACTCCCGACACCAACGGCGAAGTACCAGGGCCCAGCACCGCTCTG AGCCAGTTGTCAAACAGACTCCGTTCCTCAAGTATGACGGATGGCGTCAGCGATCAAGCCCAGGCTCCTCCTCTTATG cagagTTCCCAGACCAGAAGAACAAGAGCTCAAACAGTCTCAGGTGGTGAGGAGTCTATG TCTCCTTCGGCAGCTGCTTACACCTTGACCACCCCTGGCCTGCCCCCTGGatgggaggagaggaaggatgccAAGGGAAGAACTTATTACGTCAACCATAACAACCGCACCACTACTTGGACTAGGCCAATTGTGCAG CTGACTGAAGATGGACCCAGcacttcagcagcagcatcaggagGAGCCTCTGCCCCCGCCTCCaccccttcctcctcttccaaTGCCTCCAACAACCACCTCCATGAGCCCCAAGTCCGACGACCTCGTAGTCTCAGCTCCCCTACTGTCACCCTTTCCACCCCTTTGGAG GGAGCCAACAACATCCAGGTGAGGAGAGCTGTGAAAGACACCCTTTCCAATCCGCAGTCTCCCCAGCTCTCCCCTTACAGCTCCCCCAAGTCACAACACAAGACACAGCAGAGCTTCCTGCCTCCGGGCTGGGAGATGAGAATAGCACCAAATGGACGGCCTTTTTTCATTGACCACAACAGCAGAACCACCACCTGG GAGGATCCCAGATTGAAATATCCGGTCCATATGAGGAGTAAGAACTCAATGGAGCCTGGTGACCTTGGCCCTCTTCCT AACCTACCAGAGGAG CCTGGTTGGGAAGAAAGGGTTCACACAGATGGACGCACCTTTTACATTGACCACA ATACAAAGACAACGCAGTGGGAGGACCCCCGTCTACAGAGTCCAGCTATCACAGGGCCT GCTGTTCCATACTCAAGAGAGTTCAAGCAGAAATATGACTACttcagaaagaaattaaagaaaccG GCGGACATCCCGAACCGATTTGAGATGAAGCTACACAGAAACAACATCTTTGAAGAGTCGTACCGTCGAATTATGTCCCTGAAGAGACCAGATGTCCTGAAGGCAAGACTATGGATTGAGTTTGAATCTGAGAAAGGACTGGACTATGGCGGTGTGGCCAGAGAGTGGTTCTTCCTCTTATCTAAGGAGATGTTCAATCCGTACTATGGCCTGTTTGAGTACTCTGCCAC GGACAACTACACGCTCCAAATCAATCCCAACTCTGGCCTGTGTAATGAGGATCATCTCTCCTATTTCAAGTTCATTGGGCGTGTAGCAGGAATGGCTGTGTTTCATGGAAAACTGCTGGATG gtttttTCATTCGGCCGTTCTATAAGATGATGCTGGGAAAACAGATCTCTCTTAAAGACATGGAGTCTGTG GACAGTGAATACTACAACTCTTTGAAGTGGATTCTGGAAAATGATCCCACTGAACTTGACCTGAGGTTTTGTATTGACGAGGATAACTTTGGACAG ACATACCAGGTGGACCTGAAGCCCAGCGGCTCAGACATGGTAgtcacaaatgaaaacaaaaaggaataCATAga CCTGGTCATCCAGTGGAGGTTTGTCAACCGGGTCCAGAAGCAGATGAACGCCTTCTTAGAG gGCTTCACAGAACTCATTCTCATCGATCTGATCAAAATCTTTGATGAAAACGAACTGGAG CTGCTCATGTGCGGTCTGGGTGACGTTGACGTCAACGACTGGAGACAGCACACTGTTTACAAGAACGGCTACTGTCCCAACCATCCAGTTATTCAGTGGTTCTGGAAG GTCGTTCTGTTGATGGATGCTGAGAAGAGAATCCGACTCCTCCAGTTTGTAACGGGAACATCAAGAGTGCCCATGAATGGCTTTGCTGAGCTTTATG gTTCTAATGGTCCTCAGCTTTTCACAATCGAGCAGTGGGGAACACCAGATAAGTTGCCAAGAGCTCACACGTG TTTCAACCGCCTGGATCTGCCTGCCTATGAATCATTCGAGGACCTGAGAGAGAAACTCCTAATGGCTGTAGAGAACGCGCAGGGTTTCGAAGGGGTCGACTAA
- the nedd4l gene encoding E3 ubiquitin-protein ligase NEDD4-like isoform X2, whose translation MAQRLRLYFESGRSNTAPETLEGDFEEQKEDGEVVGALRIHPPTLLRPSQESAVQHLPSGGYGLRSESLLKRSSSMFIPQLAAYTEPRPTKSSSMQISLQRSNGSGNGDFGGHADDVPPPCYSPPGPAPAYTEPQIPADFPQQPPPPYYNPDSLNSQTLLMGPNLPKRRVFSIGSNGHTAFSRDKAGVSVGAICIRRNSTDGSDVQHVRILPSGGAGWSVQQQSLDQGVGVNGATQRLVFQLQQNQNQDRSQNRHQTAASQEECINLGRGSSRSFCMVRYPRIRLQRNSSHQMLLQENKRQKNGADFQTKEENQTEAKEAEAKNESDDCTFKIGGETPRRQPHFKIYFTPGGGGDQDVSLGYESTTNFPKTRDDFLGQVDVPLSHLPTEDPAMERPYTFKDFLLRPRSHKSRVKGYLRLKMAYLPKQGGNEEEAGEMREEAEGWDESADSVSQRPQQLLPPLPAGWEEKVDNLGRTYYVNHNNRSTQWKRPSNMDVISEIESDNQQRQIHQEAHRVFRARRHISEDLENEHLEPRDMDNSWELITEEDPNESLAQSLPGPSSVLTPQHPPTPVTQEFSEDLNLRLSITPDTNGEVPGPSTALSQLSNRLRSSSMTDGVSDQAQAPPLMQSSQTRRTRAQTVSGGEESMSPSAAAYTLTTPGLPPGWEERKDAKGRTYYVNHNNRTTTWTRPIVQLTEDGPSTSAAASGGASAPASTPSSSSNASNNHLHEPQVRRPRSLSSPTVTLSTPLEGANNIQVRRAVKDTLSNPQSPQLSPYSSPKSQHKTQQSFLPPGWEMRIAPNGRPFFIDHNSRTTTWEDPRLKYPVHMRSKNSMEPGDLGPLPPGWEERVHTDGRTFYIDHNTKTTQWEDPRLQSPAITGPAVPYSREFKQKYDYFRKKLKKPADIPNRFEMKLHRNNIFEESYRRIMSLKRPDVLKARLWIEFESEKGLDYGGVAREWFFLLSKEMFNPYYGLFEYSATDNYTLQINPNSGLCNEDHLSYFKFIGRVAGMAVFHGKLLDGFFIRPFYKMMLGKQISLKDMESVDSEYYNSLKWILENDPTELDLRFCIDEDNFGQTYQVDLKPSGSDMVVTNENKKEYIDLVIQWRFVNRVQKQMNAFLEGFTELILIDLIKIFDENELELLMCGLGDVDVNDWRQHTVYKNGYCPNHPVIQWFWKVVLLMDAEKRIRLLQFVTGTSRVPMNGFAELYGSNGPQLFTIEQWGTPDKLPRAHTCFNRLDLPAYESFEDLREKLLMAVENAQGFEGVD comes from the exons ATGGCCCAACGTCTGCGTTTGTACTTTGAGTCTGGCCGAAGTAACACAGCTCCAGAGACACTGGAAGGAGACTTTGAGGAGCAGAAGGAAGATGGAGAGGTGGTCGGAGCACTCAGGATTCACCCACCTACATTGTTGAGGCCTTCTCAAGAATCAGCTGTGCAACATCTCCCATCAGGTGGATATGGTTTACGCTCAGAGTCTTTGCTAAAACGCAGCTCCTCCATGTTCATACCCCAGCTTGCTGCCTATACTGAACCGCGTCCCACGAAGAGCTCATCCATGCAGATCTCCCTCCAGCGCTCAAATGGATCAGGTAATGGAGATTTTGGTGGCCATGCTGATGATGTCCCACCACCTTGTTATTCTCCTCCAGGACCTGCGCCTGCATATACTGAACCACAAATTCCTGCGGACTTTCCACAACAGCCACCGCCTCCATATTACAACCCAGATTCTTTAAACTCTCAAACTCTCCTGATGGGGCCAAATCTCCCCAAACGCAGAGTCTTTAGCATTGGTTCCAATGGCCATACTGCATTCAGCAGAGACAAAGCTGGGGTCAGTGTTGGTGCCATTTGTATCCGGAGGAATTCTACTGATGGCtctgatgtccaacatgtcAGGATTCTTCCCTCTGGTGGTGCTGGCTGGTCTGTCCAGCAGCAGAGCCTGGATCAGGGTGTTGGTGTTAATGGTGCAACACAGAGGCTAGTCTTTCAGCTCcaacaaaaccagaaccaggatcgGAGCCAGAACAGACATCAGACTGCCGCATCCCAGGAAGAATGCATAAACCTTGGCCGTGGCAGCTCAAGAAGTTTCTGTATGGTGCGTTATCCCAGAATTCGACTGCAGAGAAATTCTTCTCATCAGATGCTGTTGCAGGAGAATAAACGTCAGAAAAATGGTGCCGACTTCCAGactaaagaagaaaatcaaacagaagCAAAAGAGGCAGAAGCAAAAAACGAATCTGATGACTGTACTTTTAAAATCGGTGGGGAAACTCCCAGAAGGCAGCCACATTTCAAGATATACTTCACCCCGGGTGGAGGTGGAGATCAGGATGTGAGTCTTGGCTATGAATCAACGACAAATTTTCCCAAG ACTAGAGATGATTTCCTGGGACAAGTCGATGTCCCTCTCAGCCATCTGCCG ACAGAGGACCCTGCTATGGAGCGTCCATACACATTTAAAGACTTCCTGTTGCGGCCAAGAAG TCACAAATCCAGGGTGAAGGGTTACTTGCGCCTCAAGATGGCTTATTTGCCCAAACAAGGAGGAAACGAGGAGGAGGCTGGAGAGATGAGGGAGGAAGCTGAG GGTTGGGATGAGTCTGCAGATTCAGTCTCCCAGCGTCCCCAGCAGCTGCTGCCCCCTTTGCCCGCAGGCTGGGAAGAAAAAGTGGACAACCTGGGGCGCACCTACTATGTCAACCACAACAACCGCTCTACACAGTGGAAACGGCCCTCCAACAT GGACGTGATCTCAGAGATCGAGAGTGACAATCAGCAGCGGCAAATCCATCAGGAAGCCCACCGTGTCTTTCGTGCACGGCGTCACATCAGTGAAGACTTGGAGAATGAGCACCTGGAACCCAGGGACATGGACAAT TCTTGGGAGCTGATCACAGAAGAAGATCCCAACGAGAGCTTGGCCCAGTCTCTGCCTGGTCCCTCCTCCGTTTTGACACCACAACACCCGCCAACCCCTGTCACTCAGGAGTTCTCTGAAGATTTAAATCTGAGGCTATCAATCACTCCCGACACCAACGGCGAAGTACCAGGGCCCAGCACCGCTCTG AGCCAGTTGTCAAACAGACTCCGTTCCTCAAGTATGACGGATGGCGTCAGCGATCAAGCCCAGGCTCCTCCTCTTATG cagagTTCCCAGACCAGAAGAACAAGAGCTCAAACAGTCTCAGGTGGTGAGGAGTCTATG TCTCCTTCGGCAGCTGCTTACACCTTGACCACCCCTGGCCTGCCCCCTGGatgggaggagaggaaggatgccAAGGGAAGAACTTATTACGTCAACCATAACAACCGCACCACTACTTGGACTAGGCCAATTGTGCAG CTGACTGAAGATGGACCCAGcacttcagcagcagcatcaggagGAGCCTCTGCCCCCGCCTCCaccccttcctcctcttccaaTGCCTCCAACAACCACCTCCATGAGCCCCAAGTCCGACGACCTCGTAGTCTCAGCTCCCCTACTGTCACCCTTTCCACCCCTTTGGAG GGAGCCAACAACATCCAGGTGAGGAGAGCTGTGAAAGACACCCTTTCCAATCCGCAGTCTCCCCAGCTCTCCCCTTACAGCTCCCCCAAGTCACAACACAAGACACAGCAGAGCTTCCTGCCTCCGGGCTGGGAGATGAGAATAGCACCAAATGGACGGCCTTTTTTCATTGACCACAACAGCAGAACCACCACCTGG GAGGATCCCAGATTGAAATATCCGGTCCATATGAGGAGTAAGAACTCAATGGAGCCTGGTGACCTTGGCCCTCTTCCT CCTGGTTGGGAAGAAAGGGTTCACACAGATGGACGCACCTTTTACATTGACCACA ATACAAAGACAACGCAGTGGGAGGACCCCCGTCTACAGAGTCCAGCTATCACAGGGCCT GCTGTTCCATACTCAAGAGAGTTCAAGCAGAAATATGACTACttcagaaagaaattaaagaaaccG GCGGACATCCCGAACCGATTTGAGATGAAGCTACACAGAAACAACATCTTTGAAGAGTCGTACCGTCGAATTATGTCCCTGAAGAGACCAGATGTCCTGAAGGCAAGACTATGGATTGAGTTTGAATCTGAGAAAGGACTGGACTATGGCGGTGTGGCCAGAGAGTGGTTCTTCCTCTTATCTAAGGAGATGTTCAATCCGTACTATGGCCTGTTTGAGTACTCTGCCAC GGACAACTACACGCTCCAAATCAATCCCAACTCTGGCCTGTGTAATGAGGATCATCTCTCCTATTTCAAGTTCATTGGGCGTGTAGCAGGAATGGCTGTGTTTCATGGAAAACTGCTGGATG gtttttTCATTCGGCCGTTCTATAAGATGATGCTGGGAAAACAGATCTCTCTTAAAGACATGGAGTCTGTG GACAGTGAATACTACAACTCTTTGAAGTGGATTCTGGAAAATGATCCCACTGAACTTGACCTGAGGTTTTGTATTGACGAGGATAACTTTGGACAG ACATACCAGGTGGACCTGAAGCCCAGCGGCTCAGACATGGTAgtcacaaatgaaaacaaaaaggaataCATAga CCTGGTCATCCAGTGGAGGTTTGTCAACCGGGTCCAGAAGCAGATGAACGCCTTCTTAGAG gGCTTCACAGAACTCATTCTCATCGATCTGATCAAAATCTTTGATGAAAACGAACTGGAG CTGCTCATGTGCGGTCTGGGTGACGTTGACGTCAACGACTGGAGACAGCACACTGTTTACAAGAACGGCTACTGTCCCAACCATCCAGTTATTCAGTGGTTCTGGAAG GTCGTTCTGTTGATGGATGCTGAGAAGAGAATCCGACTCCTCCAGTTTGTAACGGGAACATCAAGAGTGCCCATGAATGGCTTTGCTGAGCTTTATG gTTCTAATGGTCCTCAGCTTTTCACAATCGAGCAGTGGGGAACACCAGATAAGTTGCCAAGAGCTCACACGTG TTTCAACCGCCTGGATCTGCCTGCCTATGAATCATTCGAGGACCTGAGAGAGAAACTCCTAATGGCTGTAGAGAACGCGCAGGGTTTCGAAGGGGTCGACTAA